AGGTCTCACCCTGGTTTttggtgtccctgcagccctgggacCCCCAGCTGTGTTTCCCCCAGCATCTAAAGGTGAGCTGGGGGCATGTAAAGAGGGTGACAAAGGAGGGGCTGAATGCATCTAAAAGGGTCTGGGGCATCTAAAATGGATCTGGGTATATCAAAAAGTGTTTTGGAGTCATCTAATGGCGGTCTGGGGACATCTAAAGGAGGTCTGTGAGCATCTAGAGGGGACCTGGGGCATTCTTAAGGGGGTGTGCGGGGATCTAAAGTGAGTCTGGGGGTAGCAAGAGGGGAAGAGTAAGTGAACAGCTGTTTGGTActtagttgctggctggggttaatGCGACGACCTCTAAACCTTTTAAATGAATGAAATCAATCAAAGAAACAtatttctgtgtgtgttttttttttctgaaggctgAAAGTAAGCCAAGTCTTGCACATCTGTACAGTGGGGCCCTGATCCAGTGGCaggccctcagctccctctccaGGCAGCTCTCGTGAAAGTGGGCAGAAGACTGGCAGCTCATGTGGGGAGAAATGCATCTGTCATGCAGAGCTGGGAGTACAAGGAGGTCAGAGCAGCAAAGGAGGAGCCTTCTCAAGGGTATTctcctcaggaagctgctggaaggACCGTGGCTGAGGCTGGCAGATGGGAGCAGTAGCAGGTATGCAGGCAGACTGGTTCCACGCTCATTGCAGGCAGAGGCTGTTGCCACAAGGCTCTAGGCTCTGCCCTACCACAGGGCAAAGCAGCTTCAATGTAAACAAACCAGCTAGCACCAGCACATTTAGGAGGCTTTGTGTGCTCCAAGTGAGCATCCTTCAGGTGCATGACAAGGTCTTAGGTTCACAATGTGGTGGTAAGGGAGACAGCTATGTTTAGGCCCATAAGCAGAGGGAGATGCATGTGCATCTGGAGGTGGGAGTCATGTCTCAGAAAGTAAGTATGTGCATCTgaggggctgtggtggtgtAACCACAGACACAGGAAGGACCCTGGGCTGTTGTGATTTCTGCCCTGGGTTCAGCCTGAGCAGAGGCAAGCTCTGCATAGTCCTGCCACCACCCTCTCCACAAAGAGGCTGACGCTCAAGTATCTACCTTCAACACGGAAAACTTCTGTAACGCTTTATTATGTATTTCCACGCACAACAGGAGCTGAGAAAGGAACAAGCCagtactgctgctgcagaagcaagccagtgactgcagcagcacagcctggccacctgggcagccaGACCCCCAAACCACCATCTTTGGGGACAGCTTGTTCTCAGCCGATGTTTCCTCGGGCTGCTTGACACGGCTCACGAGCATCCTTTCCTGGCACAACTCATGGGCACGCATGTTGAAGGGGCTATGGAGGGGGGAATTCACATTGGCATGCAGGCAGCAcggagctgccagctgggcacagtcATACATCTTCACAGAAATAACCAGATGTGCAAAACAGCTGGTGTGCAGACAGCTGCACCCTGTCCGCTCGTGCAGGGTGGGGGAGCTGGGACTAGCTGCAGAAGCACTGATGCAGGCAGAGGTGGTGCAGCTTGGTGTAACTGCACATGCACTGACACAGATGTGCAGAGCGTCGGCACTCGTGGTGGTGCAAAACTGTCCAAATTCTGACCTGTCCCTCCCTGTGTAGGCACAGGGGTCCTGCTGGACATAGGGTCAGACAGCTCAGAGGGAAGGATGGCTCTTTGCTTTGCAGAGGATTTAGCACAGAAGGACCTGATTTCAGTAACGCACTCTCAACCCTTGGGCAGAATAATGGAAGTGAAACAGCAGTTTAATAAAATCTACTGATGTGAAACTGGTAgaggaaaatgcagaaatagcagagatccagaaagaaaagacaaaattacTTCATAGTACTTTGAGGAGAATGGTCCGAGGCTTCAGGGAAAAGAATGTTACAAGGATCAGGGCAAGAGCAGGTAACAAAGAAGTGCTGTCATGGTCTGGGTGCATCAGGGATGGTGTGGTCTGGAGCTGTGAACAGATGAAGTCCTTACTGCCCAGTGTATACCTAGTGGTGTTCACTGGTGCTGAACTCTGACGTTGCCTCCACGTATAACACAATAATTTGTGCTGTTACTAAGGGAATGACCTACAGTCATCTTCCAAATACATGTACTACTAGGGACCAAAAGGCAATTGCTCAGTCATTTTTCATTACAGAGGGAGCTTAGCAAATAATGAGCAAAAATAACTACAGGGGCACAGCAGTTCaggtgaggaggagatgggagCAGACAGGAAGATGAAGAGGTTGCATAGCAGCAGCTTCACTAGGAGGTTAGGATCTGTATCTGTTGAAGGGGCAGTGAAATGGTTTGTGGGTCTGTGgaagaaatgagattttttGCAGGTAAATTAGCCTGTGTTCACAGGAAAAGCGCCCACGAGTGAGTTGTTAGTCTGCCTTTGGGAAAGACACCCTGGTGATAGACACCTTATAAAcataaaacaccaaaaaaaaaaaagctccaggTAAGGCCCAACTACTAGCAGAAGAACTTTtctgccccacagcagctgcagcacttggGAGACAGGATGCAGGCATAAGgagggagaggatgagaggTGGTGCTCCTGTGGCACAGAGGTGCCTTGGTTTGGTGCCTGGCTCCCCTCTTGCACAccccttgcagagcagcagccccagccctggaattCAGGCGTCCCATCACCATCTCCCAGTGATGGGACCTTGCTCTCTGGCTTGTGTGACTGGAGCGTGCTGGTGTGGTAAGAGAGCCCCAGCACAGTCCAGCACTGATAACATATCAGGGCCCTGACAGCAACACCCTTTGATCACTCCCTTGATAAATACAGAAGATGGTTGGCTGCAGAAATGTGATACTGGAACAGATCCTGGCACTGCAAACACAAACAGCATATCATGTGTGGTCCAGCCATGCTGAGGCTCACACAATCCTGTGCAAATCCCATGCTCACTCCTACAGGTACATGGGTGCTTTCtcaggagcagcccctgctgctgtaCCTCCCACCAAGCTTGCTTCACTTGTGCTACCTGCCTGCTGACACACAGAGTATTTCCTGCCATTTTTCAGCTGCTAGAGGCTCTACTTTGCTTAGAAGCTGGTGGCTCTGGGCAGAGCACAAGGTAGTTTTGTGAAACCCACAATCACAGCCTCTCCTGCCAggagagcacacagcacagctctgggaaCTGCAAAACCCAAGCAAGTACTGGGGTCCCCAGGGGTACAGGACAGGCTCACCTTAACTCTGTGACAGGGGTCACAACCAAGCAGATAGCAGCTGTCACAGAAGGCTTTGTGGAGTTAAAACACCAACCAGGCCAGCACTGTGCTCCTAACAAACGGGGTCACAGAGCCCATCCAGGCACCAGAAGTCCTTGATATGCCATCAGCCTGGGGCAAAGTAGATGCTAGTCATCGCCAAAGGAAGCGCGAGGCACACTGCAACACTCACCCTTCCTTCAGGAAAGGCCAGCACAAGCCCTGTTGATGGGTTGTATCCCATGAGGCTCACACAGGAACGTCCTGGGTCAGATCAGGTTGGCCATGCTGGAGGTTGGAGGAAGCCGCCTGCCTGCAAGGCGGCCAGAGATGGTGAAGACACGGATCTCACCAGCTTCCAGGCTCCGAGGAGCTGCCGGGCGGCAGGAGGTGCAGAGCAAGTAGAGAAGCAAGCAGAGGAGGATGGCACTGCCGGCAGTCAGGAGCACAACCCCGCTGGTGAACATGCTAGCCAGCGGCCGTGCAGGACTGAGCTGCATGGTTGTGGTGGAGAGGGTGGTGAGCACAGTGCCACaaaccaccagcaccacaccacTGACCAGCAGCACTAGGCAGTCTGAGAAGCCCCCACTCTTCAGCAGTTCAATCTGATCCCGGCTGCGGATGCAGTTCATGTCCTGGattgcagagctcagcagctgcttcagtAGCACAAGCAGGGCCAGGAGGCAGAGTGTGGTGCCTACTGCCAGCCGCCACTCCCCAGAGCGGCTGCTAGTGCTGTACAGCAAGATGATGCCCCCGATCCCGCACGCCAGgatcagcaccacagccaccccATAGCACAGGATCGACTTCTTGGGCTCCTGGAACCACCAGAGCTCCACGTGCTCCTCCAAGATGTTCCTCTGGATGTGGTTTGCATCTGCTGGGGTGCGggggctgctcagctctgccagctctggcaTGGTGGGCAGCTGGTTGTGGAAGGCACGGTGTGGTGGTTGCACAGATGAATCTACACCCTTGCAGCTGACTGGAGCATCAAGACAACAGCAGTTACAAAGGCAGCTGCATTCCTCAAGTGGGGATGCCTCCTGCTCATTCTTTGGAGTCTGGTGGAGctctcttctgcagcagtgccacCTGGAGAGTTATGGTCCATGCACTGGGGCTGAGCCCACTCCcgaggcagagctgcagcacattGTGGAGCACTCCCAGAGCAGTAGCACAAGGGAAGAACCGAGGCTGCGTCCTTCCTTTCCTGTGTCTTTCATCTGAAAGAATCAAGAAGACATCATTAAAGAGAGACCCTGCTCCCCTGTACCACACGatcccctgcccagctctgggcctTGGTTGCTCCAGGCTGGTCTGCAGAccttcccctgcctccctcACAAAGCCCCCAGGCACCGGAGCACAGATCAGCCACACACAtcttcctgggatacctccATGCACTGCAAGAGGACTTCAGCCTGTCTGAAGAGCAAGTCTCCTGCCTCCCCAGCCCCATGCGTCCAGCTCAGAGGCACTGCCCATAGGgactctgcctgcagctgtggccggcagcagggcaggaaccacagacagagcagaggcaggcaaCTCCTGGGATAAAGCCCCATTCACAACTCTGACTTCACATGCTCCCTCATCAGCATCAGCCTCTTGTCACCaactggctctgctgcctgaaATGACAGCAGAAAGTGGGGGTCAGGACTGGGGCTTAACCCTTCCAgtccaggcactggaagagtGAAAACTGCCCTTGTTGCATGTTCTCAGGCCTGTCCCTagccctgtgctgccagtggTTCCCCCTCCCAAGTTCCTTAGAGAAATATGCTTACATCTCCAGTGGTCTCAGCACTTCCTTGGAAAGAGCCCCCAGATGTCTGGGACCTCGTACCCTAAAAATTTGCTCTCCCATGCTGGCTCTTGAAGTACTTCACCACTGAAGGGGGGATCAGGGGAAGAGTAGCAGTGGCTCCAGCATGCAGACAGGCTCCATGGTGCTGTGCTTAGGTAAGCTCCCCTCAACACAGTGTCTTATCTCAACCTGCAGGCTAGCTTCCTGGGCTCATCACCTCCCTACTGTCCTGGCCCCTCTCAGTACTGTGGAGTCTCTGAGTACAGTTCTACAGCAAGAGTGAAAAGGACTTGCATTTCTCTCACATAACATCCTGCCTCTCAATGTGAATGCTTCAACTGGTCCCACAGCACCAGAAGGACCCTCCAGCACAGTTAGTACCCAAAGCAAGGAGAGATGTTGGGGAGGAGAGTACTGCAGGTATTGCTGAGCCCTTAAGGATATGGGGCAGACCCTGAAGACCCACAAACTGCCTCCCTGGTCATCCTGCAGACAGGACAATGCGTGCTTAGCTGTCAAGGGCACACAGAAACAGACTGCTCAGATTCCTGCAGAAGCCCATTACAGGGACAGGAACTGATGCACACAATCTgtgtcagagctgtgccactTCTCCCAGGCAGGGGAACAACAATGCAGCACCCTGCCTGCTACAAATGGCTCTCCAGGAGCCCATCAGCTCATGCCAAACACTCTGTTTGTCTTTGTACCCTGCTCTGCATAACTCCATGACCCTGGGTTCATTACAACTGGGTAGGGAAGACTTGTGACCTCCATGCATGGCAGCTCTGTACACACCAGGGatctttcctcctgcagctctccctgtcCTGAGGCACTCTCCACAGATCACATCCCCTTGCTGCAATGCTCTTACTACCAGCAAATTCTTCAAAATCCTCCTCCACTGGTAACAGGCCAAAGCggggtgggaggagagggaggacaATAGTGTGTGTGGGGTGCCTGAACCAGACACCGCCTGACAGTGTCAGGCCAAGCTCCTCCTGAGTCACTCCCCGGCTGTGATGGAGCATGAAGTCACTTTGGACGTGGCTCGGGGCatactgccagctggcagcacgTGTCCAGGAAGTCTGTAACCACTGTAGATTTGCAGGCTGATGACCCATggtgctgtgagctgtgcaCAGAGCtatctccctgcacagcttcctGGGCAGATGGTGGGCTGGGATGCAGAAACCCAGGCTCCAGAGGGTACACTTGCTTCGAAGCCTATGGGAAAGCTGCAGTTCCTGGCTAAGACCGG
This genomic interval from Indicator indicator isolate 239-I01 chromosome 10, UM_Iind_1.1, whole genome shotgun sequence contains the following:
- the TMEM125 gene encoding transmembrane protein 125, whose product is MPELAELSSPRTPADANHIQRNILEEHVELWWFQEPKKSILCYGVAVVLILACGIGGIILLYSTSSRSGEWRLAVGTTLCLLALLVLLKQLLSSAIQDMNCIRSRDQIELLKSGGFSDCLVLLVSGVVLVVCGTVLTTLSTTTMQLSPARPLASMFTSGVVLLTAGSAILLCLLLYLLCTSCRPAAPRSLEAGEIRVFTISGRLAGRRLPPTSSMANLI